In Laspinema palackyanum D2c, a single window of DNA contains:
- a CDS encoding DUF928 domain-containing protein: MTRKNYQGSWALCSIALSFNLAWVAALPSRAQVSSPLPGPQTLARVTFEPPSNERLSDSAGGASRQGGFCPQDGMVEGPSLMPILPDSKEGLTISERPTLFVYVPQTKAEQGYFILKDQTEDYYYQTQVSIPQEGGIVRLTLPESAPALEIGTTYQWSFVVACELPARADSPRVEGWLQRVEPTANLNNYRGVDSIEAATSYGAAGIWYDAVTTLAHLRQSQPQTYNQEWVDFLSSVGLENIANEPILEP; encoded by the coding sequence ATGACCCGTAAAAATTACCAGGGTTCCTGGGCACTCTGTTCTATCGCCCTATCTTTCAACTTAGCTTGGGTGGCCGCTTTACCGAGTCGAGCACAGGTTTCGTCCCCCTTGCCCGGTCCTCAAACCCTCGCCCGAGTGACCTTTGAGCCACCCAGCAATGAACGGCTGAGTGATTCAGCCGGAGGTGCCTCTCGGCAAGGAGGATTCTGCCCCCAAGATGGGATGGTGGAAGGTCCTTCGTTGATGCCCATTCTGCCCGATAGTAAGGAAGGGTTAACGATATCCGAGCGCCCAACGTTGTTCGTGTACGTTCCCCAAACTAAGGCAGAGCAAGGTTATTTTATCCTCAAAGACCAAACGGAAGATTATTATTACCAAACCCAAGTCAGCATTCCCCAGGAAGGAGGGATCGTCCGCCTCACCCTTCCGGAAAGTGCTCCGGCCCTAGAAATTGGGACAACCTACCAGTGGTCCTTTGTTGTCGCCTGCGAACTTCCGGCGCGAGCGGATAGTCCCCGGGTGGAGGGGTGGTTACAGCGAGTGGAACCTACGGCTAATCTGAATAATTACCGGGGAGTGGACTCGATTGAAGCGGCTACTTCCTACGGCGCTGCGGGGATTTGGTATGATGCGGTGACCACCTTAGCTCATCTGCGGCAATCACAGCCCCAAACCTACAATCAAGAGTGGGTAGACTTTTTAAGCTCAGTAGGACTCGAAAACATCGCTAACGAGCCGATTTTGGAACCCTAA
- a CDS encoding CHASE2 domain-containing protein, with translation MCHKLRVSFNRKVWQWRAPLITAPVVAGIAIAINSLGWLETQELGMLDRFFRWRPKEASEERIVIVTIDESDIRHVGQWPMPDRDLAQLIQTIKAQEPAAIGLDLYRDLPVEPGHQELVQVLKSTDNLIGVEKVIGAPVAAQPTLKSLDQVGIADVVLDDDGKIRRTLLSHKNTKDETQLSFPALLSLLYLEKQDIHLEMVDPEQKHLRLGKALFVPFSRNDGGYVRANAGGYQMLLNYRGPLEKFGQISMKEVLENQIPPDLMRDRIVLIGATAPSLNDFFFTPYISEFHRDRNLLINSERTSGIVIHANTISQMIRGALEGRPFLQVWSNGAEVVWIMVWSGIGAAIAWRWRSSSVTEQKRIWSPLLLINVFFGGLSTIAIGFGAFLHSWWIPVVTPLVALVGSAIVVTDYQSRKLLRDRDRKLTEFLEAVPVGISIVDARGNSYFINHKATEILGPGVLPSEQKNGKKPLYHNYLAGTDHLYPLANLPVSRALKGEYATANDIEIRQGDKIIPIEAWGTPIYDEEGNVAFAIVAFQNISDRKQAESERQAFVQKLCELNEDLERSLDAEERLTEVAERFVPNQFLSFLGYESLVEVKVGDAVEQEMSVLFSDIRNFTTLSESMTPDENFKFINGVLSRLEPAIIENNGFIDKYIGDAIMALFGGEPDNAVKAGIAMLEKLVEYNTTRGRPGRPQIKIGIGINTGSLMLGTVGGQNRIDGTVIGDAVNLASRIETLTKSYGVSLLITQETFVNLENPNHYHIRLIDRVTVKGKSQEVTVYEVFDADLPEVREGKLKTRPDFEQGILLFYLNNFKEAQVLFEHCLSIHPGDTVAQIYLDRCQQKEAESLLDNPEHSENHS, from the coding sequence ATGTGCCACAAGCTCAGAGTGAGCTTCAACCGAAAAGTATGGCAATGGCGTGCTCCATTGATTACTGCACCTGTGGTAGCCGGGATTGCGATCGCAATCAACTCCCTGGGATGGCTTGAGACTCAGGAGTTGGGAATGCTCGATCGCTTTTTTCGCTGGCGTCCGAAAGAAGCATCAGAGGAACGTATTGTCATCGTCACCATTGATGAGTCGGACATCCGCCATGTGGGACAATGGCCCATGCCCGATCGCGACTTAGCCCAATTAATACAAACCATCAAAGCACAAGAACCTGCTGCCATTGGGTTGGATCTGTATCGAGATCTTCCGGTGGAACCAGGACATCAAGAACTGGTGCAGGTGCTCAAGTCCACGGATAATCTGATCGGCGTAGAGAAAGTCATTGGGGCCCCGGTCGCCGCGCAACCGACCTTAAAGAGCTTAGACCAGGTGGGGATTGCGGATGTGGTCTTAGATGACGATGGCAAAATCCGCCGAACTTTATTGTCTCACAAAAATACAAAGGACGAAACCCAGCTAAGTTTTCCCGCGCTCTTGAGCTTGCTCTATTTGGAAAAACAAGACATCCACTTAGAAATGGTCGATCCTGAGCAGAAGCATCTGAGATTGGGAAAAGCCCTATTTGTCCCCTTTAGTCGCAATGATGGGGGGTATGTTCGCGCCAATGCCGGAGGGTATCAGATGTTGCTGAATTACCGAGGCCCCCTGGAAAAGTTCGGACAGATTTCCATGAAGGAGGTGTTAGAAAACCAGATTCCCCCGGATCTGATGCGCGATCGCATTGTGCTGATTGGGGCCACGGCACCCAGTCTGAATGATTTTTTCTTTACTCCTTATATCAGTGAGTTTCACCGCGATCGCAATCTGTTAATCAACTCCGAACGGACCTCGGGAATTGTCATCCATGCTAACACCATCTCTCAGATGATCAGGGGAGCCTTAGAAGGACGACCCTTTTTACAGGTGTGGTCCAATGGGGCTGAGGTTGTATGGATTATGGTGTGGTCCGGCATCGGGGCCGCGATCGCATGGCGGTGGCGATCGAGTAGTGTCACTGAACAAAAAAGAATCTGGTCCCCCCTCCTGCTCATCAATGTTTTTTTTGGGGGATTGAGCACCATCGCTATTGGATTCGGGGCCTTTTTGCACAGTTGGTGGATTCCCGTTGTTACTCCCCTCGTCGCCTTGGTCGGGTCTGCCATTGTGGTGACAGATTATCAGAGTCGGAAATTGCTGCGCGATCGCGATCGCAAACTCACCGAATTTTTAGAAGCCGTCCCCGTGGGTATTTCCATCGTTGATGCCCGAGGCAACTCCTATTTTATCAATCATAAAGCCACGGAAATCCTAGGGCCAGGAGTGCTGCCCTCGGAGCAAAAGAATGGTAAAAAACCCCTTTATCACAACTATCTAGCCGGGACGGATCACCTCTATCCCCTCGCGAATTTGCCCGTGAGTCGCGCCTTAAAAGGAGAGTATGCCACAGCGAATGATATCGAAATCCGTCAAGGGGATAAAATCATTCCCATTGAAGCTTGGGGAACCCCGATTTATGATGAAGAAGGCAATGTCGCTTTTGCAATTGTGGCCTTTCAAAATATTAGCGATCGCAAACAAGCCGAATCTGAACGGCAAGCCTTTGTTCAAAAACTCTGTGAGCTCAATGAAGATTTAGAACGCTCCTTAGACGCAGAAGAACGCTTAACCGAAGTCGCCGAACGCTTTGTCCCCAATCAATTCCTCTCCTTCTTAGGCTATGAAAGCCTTGTAGAAGTCAAAGTGGGCGATGCCGTAGAACAAGAAATGTCAGTATTATTTTCCGATATTCGCAACTTTACCACCCTCTCCGAGAGCATGACCCCGGATGAAAACTTTAAATTTATCAATGGCGTCCTTTCCCGCCTCGAACCCGCCATTATTGAAAACAATGGCTTTATTGATAAATATATTGGCGATGCCATCATGGCTCTATTTGGCGGAGAACCGGATAATGCCGTCAAAGCCGGGATTGCCATGTTAGAAAAATTAGTCGAATATAACACCACCCGAGGTAGACCGGGACGACCTCAAATTAAAATTGGCATTGGCATCAATACGGGTTCCTTAATGCTAGGAACCGTTGGCGGCCAGAACCGAATTGATGGAACGGTGATTGGGGATGCGGTGAATTTAGCCTCCCGCATTGAAACCCTCACGAAATCTTATGGCGTTTCCTTATTAATTACCCAAGAAACCTTTGTAAACTTAGAAAATCCCAATCATTATCACATCCGCCTGATTGATCGGGTCACGGTCAAAGGCAAATCCCAAGAAGTCACCGTCTATGAAGTCTTTGATGCCGACTTGCCAGAGGTTCGCGAAGGAAAATTAAAAACCAGACCCGACTTTGAACAAGGGATTTTATTATTTTATTTGAATAATTTTAAGGAAGCACAAGTTCTGTTTGAACACTGTCTGAGTATCCACCCCGGAGATACCGTCGCCCAAATTTACCTCGATCGCTGTCAGCAAAAAGAGGCCGAAAGTCTCCTGGATAACCCTGAACACTCGGAGAATCACTCCTAA
- a CDS encoding YcjF family protein, translating to MRLTRLLTLFGGILLILGMVLWLVSSIYQLYVQISFTAPMLATLLLLLVIALLIVLIGAFIYYLQLFAGGSTRSRRGRGKRRVKIPERKSDAAGQTLQVVRQQVDRIQDEVTKKALLQRSRELEQNLSRGNIQVVIFGTGSSGKTSLINALLGRMVGRVDAPMGTTEVGETYRLQLQGLEREIVITDTPGILEAGVAGTEREKLARSLATEADLLLFVVDNDLTRSEHQPLEVLAQIGKRSIVVLNKIDLYPDEEREYILAKLRERVTGFISAMDVVAIAANPKAVPLDNGGLFQADPDIMPLIRRMAAILRAEGEDLVADNILLQSQRLGEEARRLIDSQRRRQAEKVVDRFQWIGAGVIACTPVPVIDVLATAAVNAQMVVEIGKIYGCEINLDRGRELALSLGKTLASLGIVEGAIKLVTAALQLNLGTFVVGKAIQGVTAAYLTRIAGKSFIEYFRHDQDWGDGGITEVVQRQFQLTKKEEFVKVFVKDAIARVVDPLKEAFESEDDEDAGGYEPDYDRDYDRDYDKIPVMRDREDYPERAPLVRYLGDEPEDDWQVDRRRRDDW from the coding sequence ATGCGTTTAACTCGTCTGTTAACCCTATTCGGCGGAATCCTCCTCATTTTGGGGATGGTCCTATGGTTGGTGAGCTCTATTTACCAGCTTTATGTGCAGATTAGCTTTACCGCCCCGATGCTGGCAACCTTACTGCTGTTGCTGGTGATCGCCCTGCTAATCGTCCTGATTGGGGCGTTTATTTACTATCTGCAACTGTTTGCCGGGGGTTCGACACGATCGCGTCGGGGTCGGGGGAAACGTCGGGTCAAAATCCCGGAACGAAAGTCAGATGCGGCAGGACAAACCCTACAGGTGGTCCGTCAACAGGTCGATCGCATCCAAGATGAAGTCACCAAAAAAGCCTTATTGCAGCGATCGCGGGAATTAGAACAAAATCTCTCCCGAGGAAACATTCAGGTAGTGATTTTCGGCACCGGGTCCTCGGGGAAAACCTCTCTAATTAATGCCTTGTTAGGACGAATGGTGGGACGAGTGGATGCACCAATGGGGACAACGGAGGTGGGAGAAACCTATCGGTTGCAACTGCAAGGACTGGAACGGGAAATTGTGATTACAGATACTCCCGGAATTTTAGAGGCAGGAGTCGCCGGAACGGAACGGGAAAAATTAGCCCGATCGCTGGCAACGGAAGCGGATTTATTATTATTTGTGGTTGATAATGATTTAACGAGATCGGAACATCAACCCTTGGAAGTTTTAGCCCAAATTGGCAAACGGTCCATTGTGGTTTTAAATAAAATTGACCTCTATCCCGACGAAGAACGAGAATATATTTTAGCAAAACTCCGAGAACGAGTGACAGGATTTATCTCAGCAATGGATGTGGTGGCGATCGCTGCTAATCCCAAAGCCGTTCCTTTAGATAATGGTGGTCTTTTCCAAGCAGACCCGGATATCATGCCCTTAATTCGTCGGATGGCAGCCATTTTGCGGGCAGAAGGGGAGGATTTAGTGGCAGATAATATTTTATTACAATCTCAACGCCTCGGGGAAGAAGCGCGCCGGTTAATTGATTCCCAGCGTCGCCGCCAAGCAGAAAAGGTGGTTGATCGCTTTCAATGGATTGGCGCTGGGGTAATTGCTTGTACTCCGGTCCCGGTGATTGATGTTCTCGCCACTGCCGCTGTTAATGCCCAAATGGTGGTAGAAATTGGCAAAATTTATGGCTGTGAAATTAATCTCGATCGCGGACGGGAATTAGCTTTATCTTTGGGTAAAACCCTGGCGAGTTTAGGGATTGTGGAAGGGGCGATTAAGTTAGTAACCGCAGCCTTGCAGTTAAATTTAGGGACATTTGTGGTGGGGAAGGCTATTCAAGGGGTAACGGCGGCTTATTTAACCCGAATTGCCGGAAAAAGTTTTATTGAATATTTCCGCCATGACCAAGATTGGGGGGATGGGGGAATTACGGAAGTGGTGCAGCGACAATTTCAATTGACGAAAAAGGAGGAGTTTGTCAAGGTTTTTGTTAAAGATGCGATCGCCCGGGTGGTTGATCCTTTAAAAGAGGCATTTGAGTCGGAGGATGATGAGGATGCAGGAGGGTATGAACCAGATTATGACCGAGATTATGACCGAGATTATGATAAAATACCCGTCATGCGCGATCGGGAAGACTATCCAGAACGAGCCCCGCTGGTTCGTTATTTAGGAGATGAACCGGAGGATGATTGGCAAGTTGATCGCCGCCGACGGGATGATTGGTAA
- a CDS encoding tetratricopeptide repeat protein, with protein MKNLYPNIALLGLLAVLGGISPVLGTTVSPGAIAQNNAQNWLTSAQQKASQGDLQGALQDYAQAIAQNPNSPEAYISRGNLLSRTGNQAGAIADYTQVLRLNGNNIDAYIGRASAHSMMQNYDAALEDYNAALRLNPNYGEAYIGRGGVYAFKEEYKKAMDDFNQALRLNPAEAAAYYNRGGVQLLQEKNQEAIADFQQAAELFRAQGNMALAQRSEAIAREIQQGNN; from the coding sequence ATGAAGAACCTTTATCCGAACATTGCTCTGTTAGGACTCCTCGCGGTTTTAGGGGGAATTTCTCCGGTTTTGGGGACAACGGTATCCCCAGGAGCAATTGCCCAAAATAATGCTCAAAATTGGCTGACTTCGGCACAGCAAAAAGCCAGTCAGGGGGATTTGCAGGGGGCGCTTCAGGATTATGCTCAGGCGATCGCCCAGAATCCCAATAGTCCAGAAGCCTATATTAGTCGGGGGAATTTGCTGTCACGCACGGGAAATCAAGCAGGCGCGATCGCCGATTATACTCAAGTGTTACGGTTAAATGGGAATAACATTGATGCCTATATTGGACGCGCCAGCGCCCATTCCATGATGCAAAATTATGATGCAGCCCTGGAGGATTATAATGCTGCATTAAGGTTAAATCCCAATTATGGTGAGGCTTATATTGGTCGCGGTGGGGTCTATGCCTTCAAGGAAGAGTATAAAAAGGCGATGGATGATTTTAATCAAGCCTTGCGCCTGAATCCTGCTGAAGCGGCAGCCTATTATAATCGCGGTGGGGTTCAGTTGTTGCAGGAAAAAAACCAAGAGGCGATCGCTGATTTTCAACAGGCGGCAGAACTGTTCCGCGCTCAAGGTAATATGGCTTTAGCCCAACGCTCAGAAGCCATTGCTCGGGAAATTCAACAAGGTAATAATTAA
- the dxr gene encoding 1-deoxy-D-xylulose-5-phosphate reductoisomerase: protein MKAITLLGSTGSIGTQTLDIVEHHPDRFRIVGLAARGNVELLAQQIRQFRPEIVAICQEDKLPELLAAIADLDPQPIILAGEQGVVEVARYGDAEAVVTGIVGCAGLLPTIAAIEAGKDIALANKETLIAGGPVVNPLIEKHGVKLLPADSEHSAIFQCLQGVPPGGLRRIILTASGGAFRDWPVEKLATVKVADALKHPNWSMGRKITVDSATLMNKGLEVIEAHYLFGMDYDDIDIVIHPQSIIHSLIELQDTSVLAQLGWPDMRLPLLYALSWPERINTDWERLDLVKAGDLTFRSPDHQKYPCMKLAYAAGRAGGSMPAVLNAANEQAVELFLEEKIGFLEIPRVIERVCDRHQADNCAEPGLEEILAADRWARQAVLEASATLKSEPKSFTPGVKPLESVTPATAG from the coding sequence GTGAAAGCGATTACACTCCTCGGATCCACTGGTTCAATCGGGACTCAGACTTTAGATATTGTGGAACACCACCCCGATCGGTTTCGGATTGTGGGGTTAGCAGCTAGGGGGAATGTGGAACTGTTGGCGCAGCAAATTCGCCAGTTTCGCCCCGAAATCGTTGCTATCTGCCAGGAAGACAAGCTGCCGGAACTGCTCGCGGCGATCGCAGATTTGGACCCGCAGCCGATTATCCTGGCAGGAGAACAGGGGGTGGTGGAAGTGGCGCGTTACGGGGATGCGGAAGCGGTTGTCACAGGAATTGTCGGTTGTGCGGGATTACTTCCCACGATCGCCGCGATCGAAGCGGGTAAAGATATCGCCTTGGCAAACAAGGAAACCTTGATTGCTGGGGGACCTGTGGTTAATCCCCTGATTGAGAAGCATGGGGTCAAGTTACTCCCGGCAGACTCGGAACATTCGGCCATCTTTCAATGTTTGCAAGGGGTCCCGCCTGGAGGGTTACGTCGGATTATTTTAACCGCTTCCGGAGGGGCCTTCCGAGATTGGCCGGTGGAGAAATTAGCCACCGTAAAAGTGGCGGATGCACTGAAGCATCCTAACTGGTCAATGGGTCGTAAAATTACCGTTGATTCTGCCACTTTGATGAATAAAGGATTAGAAGTCATTGAGGCGCATTACTTATTTGGAATGGATTATGATGATATTGATATTGTGATTCATCCTCAGAGTATTATTCACTCTTTAATTGAGTTACAGGATACCTCAGTTCTAGCCCAATTGGGTTGGCCGGATATGCGGTTGCCGTTGCTTTATGCCTTGTCTTGGCCGGAGCGAATTAATACGGATTGGGAACGGTTAGATTTAGTAAAAGCGGGAGATTTGACCTTCCGATCGCCGGATCATCAGAAGTATCCCTGCATGAAATTGGCTTATGCTGCCGGTCGGGCCGGGGGGTCTATGCCTGCGGTTTTAAATGCAGCCAATGAGCAGGCAGTGGAGTTATTTTTAGAGGAGAAAATTGGGTTTTTAGAGATTCCTCGGGTGATTGAACGGGTCTGCGATCGCCATCAGGCAGATAACTGTGCCGAACCCGGTTTAGAGGAGATTCTCGCGGCCGATCGCTGGGCGAGACAAGCAGTTTTAGAAGCAAGTGCTACCCTAAAATCTGAGCCTAAATCCTTTACCCCTGGGGTCAAGCCTTTGGAAAGTGTGACTCCGGCAACCGCTGGATAG